The following proteins come from a genomic window of Corallococcus sp. NCRR:
- a CDS encoding AraC family transcriptional regulator has translation MAEPSAKQVRRVARMIRYIEDPSAGDCSLDALAALAGLSRFHFLRIFQKQTGQTPRQFVIATTPRTTRLPITQVSLEAGFGDLSHFTTRFMQAFGASPRAYRLRHARRPFAR, from the coding sequence GTGGCGGAGCCCTCGGCGAAGCAGGTCCGGCGGGTCGCCCGGATGATCCGCTACATCGAGGACCCCAGCGCAGGGGATTGCTCGCTCGATGCGCTGGCCGCGCTCGCGGGGCTGAGCCGCTTCCACTTCCTGCGCATCTTCCAGAAGCAGACCGGCCAGACACCGCGCCAGTTCGTCATCGCCACCACGCCGCGGACGACCCGCCTGCCCATCACCCAGGTTTCACTGGAGGCGGGCTTCGGCGACCTGTCCCACTTCACGACGCGCTTCATGCAAGCGTTCGGTGCATCGCCTCGCGCGTACCGGCTCCGGCACGCGCGCCGACCTTTCGCTCGGTGA
- a CDS encoding ricin-type beta-trefoil lectin domain protein — MNPILRRILSLAMLSVCLPHCAPSESPEPQRQVAHKAYSISRRTVGESLRKGSWVERSGALRVHFPGRATAHDVSFVISHQIQKGNGDATIIVTDATTDTVSAFAFSDETGLATISVSGTQVPIAFNPDGTFTVDGQVQTTHEEVARGLAGHPALREVSPDTYVALHEALGIVLPSTSKIGFILAYVEALAEIAGMMIDLVYIPPPPPEGTDYTASAFISRLNKKCMDVSDANFANGTPIQMWGCNLTDAQQWTFVGDTVRVGGKCLDVTDGGTSNGTPLRLWDCVGNPAQTFTRTVDGKLISKLANKCVAIKDGSTADGARIQLWDCQGSPDQLWDLGGTPVVSRLNSMCMDVPEAKFWDGRQIQMWQCNGTFAERFTFLRGSIHVGNKCLDVADGSTGNGTPVRLWECNGTAAQHFTLTDIGALRSELPGNKCVDIQDANPAPGARLHLWDCLDVPSQKWSVGPTGRSNLVSRLNNKCVDIPYADYRNGNQVQILGCKAHDAQRWTVVGDTIRSGGKCLDVANGNASNGTAIRLWDCNGTAAQNFMHTADGKLRNPLTQKCMDIQDASPSEGAKLNLWDCVDRPSQKWFFGPAIESTFLAPVNNLCMDVPDADFSNGNQVRMWSCNGTAAQQWIPVGGTLRAGGKCLDVANASSSNGTAIRVWECNGTAAQNFTYTAGGKLLNPLTNKCVDMREANLAEGTPLHLWDCLDVPTQKWIHR, encoded by the coding sequence ATGAATCCAATCCTGCGCCGAATCCTGAGTCTGGCCATGCTGTCCGTCTGCCTTCCCCACTGTGCCCCCAGTGAGAGCCCCGAGCCGCAACGGCAGGTCGCGCACAAGGCCTACTCCATCAGCCGGCGGACCGTCGGTGAGTCCCTGCGGAAGGGAAGCTGGGTCGAGCGCTCAGGGGCCCTGCGCGTCCACTTCCCGGGACGTGCAACGGCCCACGACGTCTCCTTCGTCATCAGCCATCAAATCCAGAAGGGGAACGGAGACGCGACCATCATCGTGACCGATGCCACGACGGACACGGTGTCGGCCTTCGCGTTCAGCGACGAGACCGGTCTCGCGACGATCTCGGTCTCAGGGACGCAGGTTCCCATCGCCTTCAATCCCGACGGCACCTTCACCGTCGACGGCCAGGTTCAAACCACCCATGAAGAGGTCGCGCGGGGACTCGCCGGCCACCCGGCGCTGCGAGAGGTGAGCCCCGACACCTACGTTGCGCTCCATGAAGCCCTGGGGATCGTCCTTCCGAGCACCTCGAAAATCGGTTTCATCCTGGCGTACGTGGAGGCGCTCGCGGAGATCGCGGGGATGATGATCGACCTGGTCTACATTCCGCCTCCCCCTCCTGAAGGGACGGACTACACGGCGAGTGCGTTCATCTCGCGTCTCAACAAGAAGTGCATGGATGTGTCCGACGCGAACTTCGCGAATGGCACCCCCATCCAGATGTGGGGGTGCAATCTGACGGATGCCCAGCAGTGGACCTTCGTCGGGGATACCGTCCGGGTCGGCGGCAAGTGCCTGGACGTGACCGACGGAGGCACGAGCAATGGCACGCCCCTGCGTTTGTGGGACTGTGTTGGAAACCCCGCCCAGACCTTCACGCGAACTGTCGACGGCAAGCTGATCAGCAAGCTCGCGAACAAGTGCGTGGCCATCAAGGACGGCAGCACGGCCGATGGCGCCAGGATCCAGCTCTGGGATTGCCAGGGCTCGCCCGACCAGCTGTGGGACCTCGGTGGGACTCCGGTGGTCTCGCGGCTCAACAGCATGTGCATGGACGTGCCCGAGGCGAAGTTCTGGGACGGCAGACAGATCCAGATGTGGCAGTGCAATGGAACCTTTGCCGAGCGGTTCACCTTCCTTCGCGGCAGCATCCATGTCGGCAACAAGTGCCTGGACGTGGCCGACGGTTCCACGGGCAACGGCACTCCCGTTCGCCTTTGGGAATGCAACGGTACCGCCGCTCAGCACTTCACGCTGACCGACATTGGCGCCCTGCGCAGTGAGCTGCCTGGCAACAAGTGTGTGGACATCCAGGACGCCAACCCGGCCCCGGGGGCCCGGCTGCACCTCTGGGACTGTCTGGATGTCCCCAGTCAGAAGTGGAGCGTCGGCCCGACGGGGCGCTCCAACCTCGTCTCACGGCTCAACAACAAGTGCGTCGACATTCCCTACGCGGACTACCGCAATGGCAACCAGGTCCAGATCCTGGGCTGCAAGGCGCATGATGCCCAGCGGTGGACCGTCGTCGGTGACACCATCCGGAGCGGCGGTAAGTGCCTGGACGTGGCCAACGGCAACGCGAGCAACGGCACGGCCATTCGCCTGTGGGACTGCAACGGCACCGCCGCCCAGAACTTCATGCACACCGCTGACGGCAAGCTGCGCAATCCCCTGACCCAGAAGTGCATGGACATCCAGGATGCCAGCCCGAGCGAGGGCGCCAAGCTGAACCTCTGGGATTGCGTGGATCGCCCCAGCCAGAAGTGGTTCTTCGGCCCGGCCATCGAGTCCACCTTCCTCGCGCCCGTCAACAACCTGTGCATGGACGTGCCGGATGCGGACTTCTCAAATGGCAACCAGGTCCGGATGTGGAGCTGCAATGGGACCGCCGCCCAGCAGTGGATCCCCGTCGGCGGCACGCTGCGGGCCGGCGGGAAGTGCCTGGACGTGGCGAATGCGAGCTCGAGCAACGGCACGGCCATCCGCGTGTGGGAGTGCAACGGCACCGCCGCCCAGAACTTCACGTACACCGCCGGTGGCAAGCTGCTCAATCCCCTGACCAACAAGTGCGTGGACATGCGGGAAGCCAACCTGGCCGAGGGTACCCCGCTGCACCTCTGGGATTGCCTCGACGTGCCCACCCAGAAGTGGATCCACCGCTGA